GCCTAACTCTCCATAAATCTCCGCCTTATGCTACTCTCTCCCTTACTTTTCATCAATCTTTCCCTTATTCTGCCCAATCACCCCTTTATTCTTCTCTATTATTCTCATCCCTTACTCTATATCAATCTCTCCATTAATATCCATTGCTCTACTCTTTCCCTTATTCTCCATCAATCTCTCCCTTACTTTTCATCAATCTCCCCCTTACCTTTCTCCCTTACTTTTCATTACTCTACTCTCTCCCTTACCTTTCATTACTTTACTCTCTCCCTTACTCTCCATCAATCTCTCCCTTGCTCTCCATTACTTTATACTCTTCATTACTCTACTCTCTCCCTTACTCATCATAACTCTACTCTCTCCCTTACTTTTCGCCAATCTCCCTCTTATTCCCTGCCAATCTCTCCCTTACTCCTTGTCAATCTAACTCAATCAATTTTTTCGTTGTCCCTAGTACATGCAACTCAATCAATCTCACCACCATTCTGCGATGATGAGTACCAAATTCGAAAGTAATTTTTCCCAATACATAtcatatttttctataattttccaTGCCGCCCCTCGTGTACTCCAatttattaaatcaattaaGAGTGTtctcaaaaacaacaacaacaaagttagACACTAGGCCTGTCATACAGCGAGTCATTCGGTCCAGCATGCAGTCAACTTAGAATGTTTCTAAACAAAGATGAGATGATAAGGAGGTATTGAGATTttagaaaattcaattttaaattaGTCCACTTAAGTTAATGTTCGAGTAAACATCTCTGCAGAGTGATAGAAAAcaaaagaatacaaaaaaaaaagaaacataaaaaacaacaacaacaactgaatcGCATTTCAATGACACCATTCACAATGGATAgtggtcataaatttgtacTTCTTTTGCTGGCCCTTACGGTGGCCAGTGTTGCCAGCATACCGGTACAACAAAATTACTCCTCAACCTTGCTGCGCTTGGCCAAGGGCTCCGAAATGAAAGCCTACTTGAATGAGGATAAACCGCCATGccaaaatttctacaaatttgCCTGTGGCAATTGGGCTCGTCTCAATCCAGCTCCTGCTCGTGGCAAAAGTTCCCATCTGGGACAACTCACAGAATTGTACAACCTTAAGAGTGCTGAAATGTTATCGTTGGAAAGTAAAAGTGACTCTGGCATTGATCACAAACTCAAAGATTTCTATGATTCCTGTCTGAAGACGGGGAAACTGGACAAAAATGCATTGGACACCATTATACGAGTGGTGAATTTCACCGGAGGCTGGCCTGTCATTCACGATGTCAATTGGTATGACTCCCATTACGATTGGTTGCAAGTGGTGGCCGAAATGCGGCGCAAGTTGGGTGTGGATATTTTGATAGGCCTGAAAATTGTTCCCGACTTCATGGAAAAGGATATGAATCGCATTATGGTGGGTGCCCCCAAAATGTATTTGGATCGTGATGCCTATCTGCAGGAGGATAAGGAAAGTCTGCGACTTGCCTATACAAGCTCCATTGAAAATCAGCTGCATCGCTATTTCCCCGAAATGTCCGATGAATGGGTATCCGAGGTGGCCGGTCAAGTTTTGACAGTGGAGAAGCGCATGGCCGAGGGATTGCCCAGCAACAAGGCCTTGACCATGGAACAATTGACCCGACTGCGCTATACAGCCGATTTGAAGACTAACTATGGCAGCTATGTGGACATAGGTCGTTATTTGCATGTCATCTTCAGCCAGACCATCTATGCCCAGGTGTATGAATCTCCCGAGGATTATTTCTCCAGCCTTATGGATGTCATCAGGTCCACGCCCAAACTCACCATAGCCAATTACACCATGTGGAAGGTATTGGAGTTTTTCGATTTACCACGAGCCCAATTATCCAAGACAAAAGAGCATTGTGTGGGCAAGGTCATGGAGTACTTCCCCGAGGCCTTGGAGAGCATGTTCTCCCGCAACTATCAGACCATGCAAATGATCAATGAACTGCAATCGGTTTGGTCGGATGTTAAAAAGACTTTCCGTGCGGAATTGCAATCTTCGCAGCGCCTTACCTGGATAAGCACCGAGACCAAGCAGAAAGCCATAGAAAAGTTAGAGGCCATGGA
This Stomoxys calcitrans chromosome 2, idStoCalc2.1, whole genome shotgun sequence DNA region includes the following protein-coding sequences:
- the LOC106095692 gene encoding neprilysin-4 gives rise to the protein MTPFTMDSGHKFVLLLLALTVASVASIPVQQNYSSTLLRLAKGSEMKAYLNEDKPPCQNFYKFACGNWARLNPAPARGKSSHLGQLTELYNLKSAEMLSLESKSDSGIDHKLKDFYDSCLKTGKLDKNALDTIIRVVNFTGGWPVIHDVNWYDSHYDWLQVVAEMRRKLGVDILIGLKIVPDFMEKDMNRIMVGAPKMYLDRDAYLQEDKESLRLAYTSSIENQLHRYFPEMSDEWVSEVAGQVLTVEKRMAEGLPSNKALTMEQLTRLRYTADLKTNYGSYVDIGRYLHVIFSQTIYAQVYESPEDYFSSLMDVIRSTPKLTIANYTMWKVLEFFDLPRAQLSKTKEHCVGKVMEYFPEALESMFSRNYQTMQMINELQSVWSDVKKTFRAELQSSQRLTWISTETKQKAIEKLEAMELEINSSDSPSSNSMQKLFVNRNNYYQNIITIWQWKTQLNLEQLYEKPMEPVSQFTVPHYVYEKNRIEVPVIFLQSRFLWDPAYPHSLLYSTLGYILAQQMLKGFDSQGRKYDKHGYQKSWWDTISEKDFDNRAMNFVDQYKEYKFPNWVQTEDKNLINTYVSDNGALIIAWKAYQQWWKNVAHADLVEQEKLPLLDKYNHQQLFFIGFAQLWCADYAEDIPEFNDLPERWRVIGALANLNDFAREYQCELGNKMNPAQKRFLY